From Sporichthya brevicatena, the proteins below share one genomic window:
- a CDS encoding alpha/beta hydrolase, translating to MARTTALGEWREAKLSGGAVLYADRGQGAPVVFVHGLLVNADLWRKVVPDVAAAGFRCLSPDLPFGAHQVPVPEAHLSPAGAADLLAEFLEHLNLRDVTLVANDTGGAITQILMTRHPERVGRVVLASCDAFERFPPRLFAYLPLLAKLPGSMWVMAQTLRMRWTHNLPITFRWITKGRFDEETIESFLGPTRRSAGVRADLRRFLRGMKRRHLLTAAEQLPAFDKPVLLAWASEDRIFPVADAYRLAGVLPNAEVVEIPDSYTFLPEDQPQRLAEVVVRFAGRHDAADASPRHADAGRAAGDRA from the coding sequence GTGGCGCGGACGACGGCCCTCGGCGAGTGGCGCGAGGCGAAACTCTCCGGGGGCGCGGTCCTCTACGCCGACCGCGGACAGGGCGCACCGGTCGTGTTCGTGCACGGCCTGCTCGTCAACGCCGACCTGTGGCGCAAGGTCGTCCCGGACGTCGCGGCCGCCGGGTTCCGGTGCCTGAGCCCGGACCTGCCGTTCGGGGCGCACCAGGTCCCGGTCCCGGAGGCGCACCTCAGTCCGGCCGGGGCCGCGGACCTGCTCGCCGAGTTCCTGGAGCACCTGAACCTGCGGGACGTCACGCTCGTCGCCAACGATACGGGCGGGGCGATCACGCAGATTCTGATGACCCGTCACCCGGAGCGAGTCGGACGCGTCGTGCTCGCCTCGTGCGACGCGTTCGAGCGCTTCCCACCGCGGCTGTTCGCGTACCTGCCGCTGCTGGCGAAGCTGCCGGGCTCGATGTGGGTGATGGCGCAGACGCTGCGGATGCGCTGGACGCACAACCTGCCAATCACCTTCCGCTGGATCACCAAGGGGCGGTTCGACGAAGAGACGATCGAGTCCTTCCTCGGGCCGACGCGGCGCAGCGCCGGGGTGCGCGCGGACCTGCGCCGGTTCCTGCGCGGGATGAAGCGCCGGCACCTGCTGACCGCCGCGGAGCAGTTGCCGGCGTTCGACAAGCCGGTGCTGCTGGCGTGGGCGAGCGAGGACCGGATCTTCCCGGTGGCGGACGCGTACCGGCTCGCGGGGGTGCTGCCGAACGCGGAGGTCGTCGAGATTCCCGACAGCTACACCTTCCTCCCCGAGGACCAACCCCAGCGCCTGGCCGAGGTGGTGGTGCGCTTTGCTGGGCGACATGACGCAGCCGACGCAAGCCCGCGCCACGCGGACGCGGGCCGTGCTGCTGGCGACCGCGCGTGA
- a CDS encoding TetR/AcrR family transcriptional regulator, protein MTQPTQARATRTRAVLLATARELFTDPGYDEVSQERLVAAAGLTRGALYHHFKDKRDLFRGVLEELETELTAELEEVLGGGPDFLSATIAGLQAFLDVCQQRPAFRQIVVLDGPRVLGWSAFREIEERFSLGMLERHYERAVAEGLTLVAPVDVLARMALAASIEAGLVLGDAADPGQARADVEASLVAMFAATVGA, encoded by the coding sequence ATGACGCAGCCGACGCAAGCCCGCGCCACGCGGACGCGGGCCGTGCTGCTGGCGACCGCGCGTGAGCTGTTCACCGATCCCGGCTACGACGAGGTCTCGCAGGAGCGACTGGTCGCCGCGGCGGGCCTGACCCGGGGCGCGCTGTACCACCACTTCAAGGACAAGCGGGACCTGTTCCGCGGCGTCCTGGAGGAGCTCGAGACCGAGCTCACCGCCGAGCTCGAGGAGGTGCTCGGCGGCGGGCCGGACTTCCTCTCGGCGACGATCGCCGGGCTGCAGGCGTTCCTCGACGTCTGCCAGCAGCGGCCGGCGTTCCGGCAGATCGTGGTCCTCGACGGGCCGCGGGTGCTGGGCTGGTCGGCGTTCCGGGAGATCGAGGAACGCTTCTCGCTCGGGATGCTCGAGCGGCACTACGAGCGGGCGGTCGCGGAGGGGCTGACGCTCGTCGCCCCCGTCGATGTCCTGGCCCGGATGGCGTTGGCCGCGTCCATCGAGGCCGGCCTCGTCCTGGGGGACGCCGCCGACCCGGGGCAGGCCCGGGCGGACGTCGAGGCCTCGCTGGTCGCGATGTTCGCGGCGACGGTCGGGGCCTGA
- a CDS encoding extracellular catalytic domain type 1 short-chain-length polyhydroxyalkanoate depolymerase, whose product MQRQKFVAAACVAGLFLGLAPHAAAVSDTPAARDEKLTLTVDGRARTATVHVPSKAPGSAGYPVVLAFHGRLGDGAGQERLTHLSDVADEKGFLVVYPDGYRRSWNDGRPDTPANRAGVNDVKFVQHLLDRIESRYRVDTRRIYATGMSNGGFLTQRLGCRLADRIAAIAPVAATLPTKLGSSCRPAKRMPMLMVMGTADPLVPYRGGNGLLSAPASAARWRALAGCTGTRSTKLPDRRNDGTRVAVVRGTGCRAAVKLYTVTGGGHTWPGGRQYLPAATVGRTSKDFDASRTIWSFFAGKRR is encoded by the coding sequence ATGCAGCGTCAGAAGTTTGTCGCGGCGGCGTGCGTCGCGGGCCTGTTCCTCGGGCTCGCGCCGCACGCCGCGGCTGTTTCCGACACCCCCGCGGCGCGGGACGAGAAGCTCACGTTGACGGTCGACGGCCGGGCGCGGACCGCGACGGTACACGTCCCGTCGAAGGCCCCGGGCAGCGCCGGCTACCCGGTCGTGCTCGCGTTCCACGGCCGGCTCGGCGACGGCGCCGGCCAGGAGCGGCTGACGCACCTGAGCGACGTCGCCGACGAGAAGGGCTTCCTCGTCGTCTACCCGGACGGTTACCGGCGCAGCTGGAACGACGGCCGTCCCGATACTCCCGCGAACCGCGCCGGGGTCAACGACGTGAAGTTCGTGCAGCACCTGCTCGACCGGATCGAGAGCCGGTACCGCGTCGACACCCGGCGGATCTACGCGACGGGGATGTCGAACGGCGGCTTCCTCACCCAGCGGCTCGGCTGCCGGCTCGCCGACCGGATCGCGGCGATCGCGCCCGTCGCCGCGACGCTGCCGACCAAGCTCGGCAGCTCCTGTCGACCCGCGAAGCGGATGCCGATGCTCATGGTCATGGGCACCGCCGACCCGCTGGTGCCGTACCGCGGCGGGAACGGGCTGCTCTCGGCTCCGGCGTCGGCGGCGCGGTGGCGCGCCCTGGCCGGCTGCACGGGTACGAGGTCGACGAAGCTGCCGGACCGGCGCAACGACGGGACGCGGGTCGCGGTCGTCCGCGGCACCGGTTGCCGTGCCGCGGTGAAGCTCTACACGGTCACCGGCGGCGGACACACCTGGCCGGGCGGGCGCCAGTACCTCCCCGCCGCGACCGTCGGCCGGACCAGCAAGGACTTCGACGCCAGCCGGACGATCTGGTCGTTCTTCGCGGGCAAGCGGCGCTGA
- a CDS encoding FAD-binding oxidoreductase, translating to MTAVVPTDDAPQPDARAANAALTLDELRERLTGDLVRPGDPDWDVARAAWNLTVDQQPAAVVLAETVSDVVETLLCAADLGLGVAPQGTGHNAAPLGPLDGTVLLKTSRMRGVDVDPAARVARVEAGAPWGEVTAEVAAHGLTALAGSAHDVGVVGYTLGGGLSWLGRHYGLASNHVRAVECVTADGRELRVDAEHHADLFWALRGGGGGHAVVTALEFDLFEVPDVYAGVLFFPIERAGEVLHAWRHWVADVPDTVTSVGRLLQFLPLPELPDFLRGRSYVVVEAVVVHTAEADAAALLAPLRALGPEIDTFAMTPTSALQSLHMDPEGPVPGIGDGYLVGELPAEGIDALVAACGPGSGSALLSVELRHLGGALAPDVMAGGAVSSLAGEFAMFAVGMTPGPEFAAKVRADIDAVQEALQPWASGRAYANFAERRRAGAVLFGPEAHDRLQAVKAVYDPENVIRAAHQVTPKLST from the coding sequence ATGACCGCCGTCGTTCCCACCGACGACGCCCCCCAGCCCGACGCGCGCGCTGCCAACGCCGCACTGACCCTCGACGAGCTCCGCGAGCGCCTGACCGGCGACCTCGTCCGCCCCGGCGACCCGGACTGGGACGTCGCCCGCGCCGCCTGGAACCTCACCGTCGACCAGCAGCCGGCGGCCGTCGTGCTGGCCGAGACCGTCTCCGACGTCGTCGAGACACTGCTCTGCGCCGCCGACCTGGGCCTCGGCGTCGCGCCCCAGGGGACCGGCCACAACGCCGCTCCGCTCGGGCCGCTGGACGGGACCGTGCTGCTCAAGACCTCCCGGATGCGGGGGGTCGACGTCGACCCCGCCGCGCGCGTCGCCCGGGTCGAGGCCGGCGCCCCGTGGGGCGAGGTCACCGCCGAGGTCGCCGCCCACGGGCTCACCGCGCTCGCGGGGTCGGCGCACGACGTCGGCGTCGTCGGCTACACCCTCGGCGGCGGGCTGAGCTGGCTCGGCCGGCACTACGGGCTCGCGTCGAACCACGTCCGCGCGGTCGAGTGCGTCACCGCGGACGGCCGGGAACTGCGCGTGGACGCCGAGCACCACGCCGACCTGTTCTGGGCCCTGCGGGGCGGGGGCGGCGGCCACGCCGTCGTGACCGCGCTGGAGTTCGACCTGTTCGAGGTCCCGGACGTCTACGCCGGCGTCCTGTTCTTCCCGATCGAGCGCGCGGGCGAGGTCCTGCACGCGTGGCGGCACTGGGTGGCCGACGTCCCCGACACCGTCACCTCGGTCGGTCGGCTGCTGCAGTTCCTGCCGCTGCCGGAGCTGCCGGACTTCCTGCGCGGCCGCTCGTACGTGGTCGTCGAGGCCGTCGTCGTGCACACCGCGGAGGCGGACGCGGCCGCGCTGCTCGCGCCGCTGCGGGCGCTCGGGCCGGAGATCGACACGTTCGCGATGACCCCGACCTCGGCCCTGCAGTCGTTGCACATGGATCCCGAAGGCCCCGTCCCCGGCATCGGGGACGGCTACCTGGTCGGGGAGCTCCCGGCCGAGGGGATCGACGCCCTGGTCGCCGCGTGCGGGCCGGGCAGCGGGAGCGCGCTGCTCTCGGTCGAGCTGCGGCACCTCGGCGGGGCGCTGGCCCCGGACGTCATGGCCGGCGGCGCGGTGAGCTCGCTGGCCGGCGAGTTCGCGATGTTCGCGGTCGGGATGACGCCGGGCCCGGAGTTCGCGGCGAAGGTGCGGGCCGACATCGACGCGGTGCAGGAGGCACTGCAGCCGTGGGCGTCCGGCCGGGCGTACGCGAACTTCGCGGAGCGCCGCCGGGCGGGCGCGGTCCTGTTCGGTCCGGAGGCCCACGACCGACTCCAGGCCGTGAAAGCCGTGTACGACCCGGAGAACGTCATCCGGGCCGCCCACCAGGTCACGCCGAAGCTCTCGACCTGA